Within the Microvirga ossetica genome, the region GAGAAAGTGAACGCATTTCGGTAGAAGGCACTGCGGCAGCGACCCGTAACCCTTTCATTAGTCGCTGCGGGGGCAGAACCTTGATACCGACCGCCGCGCTTTTCATCCGGTGAGATGGGCTGGATGGGGAGAGTTTGGCTGTTGTATCGGCAGTGGCCCTGGGGGCGGGCTTCGAAGCATATAATGAGCCCAAGGTTGAAACGCTGAGTGCGTTACCACCTGCAGCAATAGGGGATCCGATAGCTGCCAAGTGGGTTCGAACACGTCGGCAGTACTCCACCGAGAGTGGTGTCATGCGCTCCTCGCCGTGTCCTGCCCGGTACTTCATGAGCGCGCGGCACAGGTCACCGTCAGCAAGCTGCCACGCGCGACCAAGATACGCGATGCCATAACGGACGTTGGTCTCCGGCTCAAACAATCCGGCCAACGTGCCTCTGTAGCCCAGCATGGCCG harbors:
- a CDS encoding transglycosylase SLT domain-containing protein; translated protein: MFGLLFLPASALAQAPLADFPDFPLPPVIEGLIGMPQAYTPGRKAHLETIRREAEQVGLPPDVADAVVQVESAYDPGAVGGVGEVGLMQIRSTTAAMLGYRGTLAGLFEPETNVRYGIAYLGRAWQLADGDLCRALMKYRAGHGEERMTPLSVEYCRRVRTHLAAIGSPIAAGGNALSVSTLGSLYASKPAPRATADTTAKLSPSSPSHRMKSAAVGIKVLPPQRLMKGLRVAAAVPSTEMRSLSLAQEKEKRRKTKIRQMWAAHDARMQSISAKLRPESLRISTGI